Proteins found in one Zea mays cultivar B73 chromosome 1, Zm-B73-REFERENCE-NAM-5.0, whole genome shotgun sequence genomic segment:
- the LOC103630811 gene encoding pentatricopeptide repeat-containing protein At3g53170, whose amino-acid sequence MNLPTPLPPTSSPAAAPRASRAPVVPAARRGTGRRRRRQKPSSSPSTRETEAEYEQPDALARILRTEAAISGVSRKAAAARQQSTNLWPRAVLEALDSAVAACRWESALEIFELLRKQHWYEPRSQTYARLLMMLGKCRQPGPAAGLFREMLSERLRPTADVYTALIGAYGYSGLLEHALAAVEQMKGAADCKPDGYTFSVLVDCCAKSRRFDLIPAVLDEMSYLGIECNSVIHNAIIDGYGKAAMFEEMEGALSTMLESGSNVPDIYTMNSVVGAYGNHGRTDEMEKSYSEFQLMGVEPDTKTFNIMIRSYGKAGMYVKMMSIFRYMKKRFFSPTAVTFNTVIECFGRAGDIEKMEYYFRLMKIQGVKPNPITYCSLVNGYSKAGLLDKVAGVIRQTENTNVVLDTPFFNCVISAYAKSGDIKIMEEMLQLMKEKRCKPDRITYATMIQAYTAHGMDEAAMLLEIEAERFDKRLLGSVSDIDGK is encoded by the exons ATGAACCTGCCGACGCCGCTCCCGCCCACCAGCTCCCCGGCCGCGGCTCCCCGCGCCAGCCGTGCGCCTGTCGTGCCTGCTGCCCGACGCGGCACCGGCCGCCGGCGTCGGCGGCAGAAACCGTCTTCGTCCCCGTCCACCCGCGAGACCGAGGCCGAGTACGAGCAGCCGGACGCCCTCGCCCGCATCCTCCGCACAGAGGCCGCCATCTCGGGCGTCTCCCGCAAGGCTGCGGCCGCGCGGCAGCAGTCCACGAACCTTTGGCCCCGCGCCGTCCTCGAGGCCCTCGACTCCGCTGTCGCCGCCTGCCGCTGGGAGTCCGCCCTCGAG ATCTTCGAGCTGCTGCGGAAGCAGCACTGGTACGAGCCGAGGTCGCAGACCTACGCGCGGTTGCTGATGATGCTCGGCAAGTGCCGGCAGCCCGGTCCCGCCGCCGGCCTCTTCAGGGAGATGCTCTCGGAGCGGCTCCGGCCGACGGCAGACGTGTACACGGCGCTTATCGGCGCGTACGGCTACAGCGGCTTGCTGGAGCACGCGCTGGCCGCTGTCGAGCAGATGAAAGGCGCCGCTGACTGCAAGCCGGACGGGTACACCTTCTCCGTCCTCGTTGATTGCTGCGCCAAGTCGCGCCGCTTCGATCTGATCCCTGCCGTTCTCGACGAGATGTCGTACCTGGGGATCGAATGCAATTCGGTTATCCACAACGCGATAATTGACGGGTACGGCAAGGCCGCCATGTTCGAGGAGATGGAGGGTGCGCTCTCCACCATGCTTGAGAGTGGTAGCAATGTGCCGGACATTTACACCATGAACTCCGTCGTCGGGGCGTATGGCAACCATGGAAGAACAGATGAGATGGAGAAGAGTTACAGTGAGTTTCAGCTGATGGGTGTTGAGCCAGATACCAAGACGTTCAACATCATGATCAGGTCTTATGGTAAGGCTGGCATGTATGTCAAGATGATGTCGATATTCAGATACATGAAGAAACGGTTCTTCTCACCAACTGCCGTTACCTTCAACACAGTAATAGAGTGTTTCGGACGTGCTGGCGACATCGAAAAGATGGAGTACTATTTCCGTCTTATGAAAATTCAGGGTGTCAAACCCAACCCCATCACCTACTGCTCGCTGGTTAACGGGTACAGCAAAGCCGGGCTTCTTGATAAGGTTGCGGGGGTCATTCGACAGACCGAGAACACTAATGTTGTCTTGGACACACCATTCTTTAACTGTGTGATAAGCGCATATGCCAAGTCTGGGGATATCAAAATCATGGAGGAGATGCTGCAGCTTATGAAGGAGAAGAGGTGCAAGCCTGACAGAATAACTTATGCCACCATGATTCAGGCATACACTGCACACGGGATGGATGAAGCTGCTATGTTGCTGGAGATAGAAGCTGAAAGA
- the LOC103644382 gene encoding uncharacterized protein, translated as MASPLIIAVINRASALSLDLAAAVGCGSLVPVQRRPAAVALSLSPLSSARSKTISPCLRSPAQGARQAASKTVAEGAVRRAGAGDGDSGSPIVVTDARQEVTVSQFVAQLDEAARRRLNSMHQATTEQPDLNKPKL; from the exons ATGGCTTCTCCTCTTATCATAGCGGTCATAAACAGGGCATCTGCCCTGTCGTTAGATCTGG CGGCGGCTGTGGGCTGCGGCTCTCTCGTCCCTGTCCAGCGGCGGCCGGCGGCTGTGGCTCTCTCCCTGTCTCCACTCTCCAGCGCAAGGAGCAAGACAATCTCTCCCTGCCTCCGCTCTCCAGCGCAAGGAGCAAGACAGGCAGCCAGCAAGACAGTCGCGGAGGGTGCCGTCCGCAGAGCCGGAGCCGGAGACGGCGACAGCGGCAGCCCCATCGTCGTCACCGATGCCAGGCAGGAGGTCACCGTCTCGCAGTTCGTCGCACAGCTAG ATGAGGCAGCCCGGCGGAGGCTGAACAGCATGCACCAGGCAACAACGGAGCAACCAGACCTTAACAAACCGAAGTTGTGA